The following coding sequences lie in one Spirosoma sp. KUDC1026 genomic window:
- a CDS encoding glycerate kinase, giving the protein MAIRSEKARQHAIQIFTAAIRAVQPATLLPQHLSVTNGILRLGGDFIPRSSFRNLYVIGAGKASAAMAVATEQVLGDLITDGLVTTKYGHSLPCERIRIQESAHPVPDENGVRAVEQTVALLRQATPDDLVICLISGGASALWCDVPPGLTLPDVQKTFDLLIKSGAAIDEINTVRKHLSAIKGGQLVRHCGGARIFSFLISDVTSDDLSVIASGPTVADASTFQDAHAILAAYGLIPQVPTPIRQHLENGLNGQIPETPKPGDALFDRATSTIIGSNRVAVQAAAQQAQSLGYQTHIVPEPITGDAVTEAQMLVRQAAQYQGAPPLCIIQGGETTVNVTGTGKGGRNQHFALAALNELAHLSPFPRPLTLLSGGTDGTDGPTDATGALVDTDTLTLVNQKNLSIDTYLSNQDAYHFFNQTDSLLITGPTQTNVMDLMLAIVT; this is encoded by the coding sequence GTGGCAATTCGTTCGGAGAAGGCAAGACAGCACGCAATTCAGATTTTTACAGCGGCCATAAGAGCCGTTCAGCCAGCCACCCTGCTTCCCCAGCATCTGTCGGTGACCAACGGGATTTTACGGTTGGGCGGAGACTTCATCCCCCGATCGTCGTTCAGGAATCTGTATGTCATTGGTGCGGGTAAAGCCTCGGCGGCCATGGCGGTGGCTACGGAACAGGTGCTGGGCGACCTTATCACCGACGGGCTGGTAACAACCAAGTACGGCCATTCGCTCCCCTGCGAGCGGATACGGATTCAGGAATCTGCGCACCCGGTGCCGGATGAAAACGGCGTGCGGGCCGTCGAACAGACGGTAGCGCTCTTGCGTCAGGCTACGCCGGACGACCTCGTGATTTGCCTGATCAGTGGTGGCGCGTCGGCCCTGTGGTGCGACGTACCGCCGGGCCTGACCCTGCCCGATGTACAGAAAACGTTTGATCTGCTGATCAAATCCGGGGCCGCCATCGACGAAATCAATACTGTTCGGAAACACCTCTCGGCCATCAAAGGCGGGCAGTTGGTACGGCATTGCGGGGGCGCCCGGATTTTCTCTTTCCTCATCAGCGACGTTACGTCCGATGATCTGAGCGTCATCGCCAGCGGCCCCACGGTTGCGGATGCGTCTACGTTTCAGGATGCCCACGCCATTTTAGCCGCTTACGGGCTAATTCCACAGGTACCTACCCCCATTCGGCAACACCTGGAAAATGGGCTGAACGGTCAAATCCCCGAAACACCCAAACCCGGCGATGCGTTGTTCGACCGCGCAACCAGCACGATCATTGGCAGCAACCGGGTAGCTGTGCAGGCAGCGGCCCAACAGGCGCAGTCGCTTGGCTACCAGACCCACATCGTTCCAGAACCAATAACGGGCGACGCCGTTACCGAAGCACAGATGCTGGTCCGGCAGGCGGCTCAGTATCAGGGAGCGCCCCCCCTTTGTATCATTCAGGGGGGCGAAACGACGGTCAACGTAACGGGTACCGGCAAGGGCGGACGTAACCAGCATTTCGCCTTGGCCGCCCTGAACGAGCTGGCGCACCTTTCTCCTTTCCCGCGCCCCCTGACCCTATTGAGCGGAGGCACCGATGGTACGGATGGCCCGACAGATGCCACCGGGGCGCTGGTAGATACTGATACGCTAACGCTGGTGAACCAGAAAAATCTATCTATTGACACCTACCTGTCGAATCAGGACGCCTATCATTTTTTTAACCAGACGGACAGTCTGCTGATAACCGGCCCCACCCAGACGAATGTCATGGACCTTATGCTGGCTATCGTTACGTAA
- a CDS encoding GntP family permease: MTNTYYLLFLLLASIGFIIWITAYRKVNAFFALLLAALGVGLLSGLPLGTLVGTLKLGFGHTMEKIGLLIILGTTLGVILEKTGATMSMANRILRLVNEKNAPAAIALTGFIIGFPIFCDSGFIILSGLNHSLVRKTHHRMPVMAAALATSLYAVHCLVPPHPGITAAAVATAVGTAGGDLGRVMLWGLGLSIPAALVGYAWSMWRGRSITHEYLAPETDDVVVDHLPPAWLSFLPVVLPIALIASKSIVMLYTLPTEVEESLLLQLLSFVGDPVMALGVGVVISLLLIRQQNRQDLSHWLTDGVDKAGMILAIIAAGGMFGEMLQATGMGKNLGDLLGGLSLGIFFPFLIASILKTAQGSSTVAVITTSSLITPLLADLGLDSPTALTLTILSMGAGSMTISHANDAYFWVISRFSNLETAATLKVYSIATLLMGVTVQLLIWMLFTWLV, from the coding sequence ATGACAAACACGTACTACCTCCTTTTTCTGCTGCTTGCCAGTATCGGGTTCATCATCTGGATCACGGCCTACCGAAAAGTAAACGCCTTTTTTGCCTTGCTGCTGGCTGCGCTGGGCGTTGGTCTGTTGAGTGGACTGCCCCTGGGCACGCTGGTCGGCACGCTTAAACTTGGCTTCGGCCACACGATGGAGAAAATCGGCCTGCTCATTATTCTGGGGACGACACTGGGCGTCATTCTGGAAAAGACAGGCGCGACGATGAGCATGGCGAACCGAATTCTACGGCTGGTGAATGAGAAGAACGCACCAGCCGCTATTGCCCTGACCGGCTTTATCATCGGCTTTCCTATTTTCTGCGACAGCGGCTTTATTATCCTGAGCGGACTGAACCACTCGCTCGTCCGGAAAACGCACCATCGGATGCCGGTCATGGCGGCTGCACTCGCGACGTCGCTCTACGCCGTTCATTGCCTGGTTCCTCCACATCCGGGCATTACGGCTGCCGCCGTGGCAACGGCTGTTGGCACCGCGGGGGGCGATCTGGGTCGGGTAATGCTCTGGGGACTGGGGCTATCCATCCCGGCCGCGCTGGTGGGCTACGCCTGGAGCATGTGGCGGGGACGTAGCATCACCCACGAATACCTCGCACCCGAAACCGACGACGTAGTGGTCGACCACCTGCCACCCGCCTGGCTGTCATTCCTGCCCGTCGTGTTACCCATTGCGTTGATTGCCAGCAAGTCAATCGTGATGCTGTACACCTTGCCGACTGAAGTTGAGGAGAGCCTGCTACTGCAACTGCTCTCGTTCGTTGGTGATCCAGTCATGGCGCTGGGGGTTGGCGTCGTGATTTCACTCCTGCTTATCCGGCAGCAGAACCGGCAGGACCTGTCGCACTGGCTGACCGACGGGGTCGACAAGGCGGGTATGATTCTCGCCATCATTGCAGCCGGGGGCATGTTTGGCGAGATGCTCCAGGCAACGGGCATGGGTAAAAACCTGGGCGACTTACTCGGCGGCCTCTCGCTGGGCATTTTCTTTCCGTTCCTGATTGCCAGCATCCTGAAAACGGCCCAGGGCTCGTCGACGGTGGCGGTCATCACAACCTCGTCGCTGATTACACCCCTGCTCGCGGATCTGGGGCTGGACTCCCCAACGGCTCTTACGCTCACCATCCTGAGTATGGGCGCCGGCAGCATGACGATCAGCCACGCCAACGACGCGTATTTCTGGGTGATCAGCCGCTTCTCCAACCTGGAAACGGCGGCTACGCTAAAGGTCTACAGCATCGCTACGTTGCTGATGGGCGTCACGGTGCAGCTTCTGATCTGGATGCTGTTTACGTGGCTCGTCTAA
- a CDS encoding SIS domain-containing protein, whose protein sequence is MEGYISDYLIRQQQMLAALPTRQLSDLITLFRKAWEEDRQIFVFGNGGSAANASHFITDLSKGASDKMSKRFRGMSLNDNMAWMTALGNDYAYEDIFVRQLMNFAQPGDLMMTMSVSGNSPNLVKAVDWCRTNGVHSVALVGGQRGRLAEMADTVVAVDDTHYGRVEDAHMSICHLICYAFMELNEAI, encoded by the coding sequence ATGGAAGGATATATCTCGGATTACCTAATCCGCCAACAGCAGATGCTGGCGGCTTTACCAACCCGGCAGTTAAGCGATTTAATCACCCTGTTCCGGAAAGCTTGGGAAGAAGACCGGCAGATTTTCGTATTCGGGAACGGCGGGAGCGCGGCCAATGCCTCGCACTTCATCACCGACCTGAGCAAGGGCGCGTCGGATAAGATGAGCAAACGATTCCGGGGTATGTCGCTGAACGACAACATGGCCTGGATGACTGCGCTGGGAAATGACTACGCCTACGAGGATATTTTCGTGCGCCAGCTGATGAACTTTGCCCAGCCGGGCGATCTGATGATGACTATGAGCGTCAGCGGCAACTCCCCGAACCTGGTCAAAGCGGTCGACTGGTGCCGGACGAACGGGGTGCACAGTGTAGCGCTGGTGGGCGGGCAGCGGGGCAGACTAGCCGAGATGGCCGACACCGTAGTAGCCGTCGATGACACGCACTATGGCCGCGTTGAAGATGCTCACATGAGTATCTGCCACCTGATCTGCTACGCATTCATGGAACTGAACGAAGCGATATAA